The proteins below come from a single Eucalyptus grandis isolate ANBG69807.140 chromosome 3, ASM1654582v1, whole genome shotgun sequence genomic window:
- the LOC104437471 gene encoding LOW QUALITY PROTEIN: uncharacterized isomerase BH0283 (The sequence of the model RefSeq protein was modified relative to this genomic sequence to represent the inferred CDS: inserted 2 bases in 2 codons) has translation MEKKLVQYSVVDAFTDTAFXGNPAAVCILEEERDEEWLQAVAREFNFSQTCYLTGASSSELAGSANGXSSPRFQLRWFTPVKEVDLCGHATLAAAHTLFTSGMVDSDTIEFMTLSGILTAKRVPETKSSHILKIKDGDVPGIWIELDFPVVPIAEDDAERISCVSKVLNGTSIVEIKKTAKGDYFIVIPSWKEVEEFQPQFDEIKRCPGRGIIITGSAQPDSGFDFVSRFFAPKVGLNEDPVCGSSHCALAPYWSEKLGKKDLVAYAASPRGGVVKVHLDEQNQRVSLRGKAVTVMRGSLLV, from the exons ATGGAAAAGAAACTCGTGCAGTACTCGGTG GTGGACGCATTCACCGACACGGCCT AAGGGAACCCGGCGGCGGTGTGTATcttggaagaagagagggacgAAGAGTGGCTGCAGGCGGTAGCCAGGGAGTTCAACTTCTCGCAGACCTGTTACCTGACCGGTGCCTCGAGCTCAGAACTCGCCGGCTCGGCCAACG GATCGAGCCCGAGGTTTCAGCTCAGGTGGTTCACTCCAGTTAAGGAG GTTGACCTCTGCGGTCATGCGACGCTAGCTGCTGCGCACACTCTCTTCACATCTGGGATGGTAGATTCTGACACCATCGAGTTTATGACATTATCCGGAATTCTGACTGCCAAAAGGGTTCCCGAAACGAAGTCATCCCACATTTTGAAGATAAAAGATGGTGATGTGCCCGGGATATGGATTGAATTGGATTTTCCTGTAGTCCCGATCGCTGAAGATGATGCCGAGCGGATTTCATGTGTCTCCAAAGTTCTCAATGGCACTTCCATTGTTGAAATCAAGAAGACAGCAAAGGGCGACTATTTC ATTGTTATCCCATCAtggaaagaagttgaagaatttCAGCCCCAGTTTGATGAGATAAAGAGATGTCCTGGGAGGGGTATTATCATCACTGGATCAGCTCAGCCAGACTCGGGATTCGATTTTGTCAGTCGATTCTTTGCCCCAAAAGTTGGACTTAATGAG GATCCTGTATGTGGCAGTTCACATTGTGCTTTGGCACCTTATTGGAGTGAAAAGCTGGGGAAAAAAGATCTCGTTGCCTATgct GCATCGCCCAGAGGTGGAGTAGTGAAGGTGCACTTGGACGAGCAGAACCAGAGAGTGTCATTGCGCGGGAAAGCTGTAACTGTAATGAGGGGCTCTCTTCTTGTTTGA
- the LOC104436728 gene encoding uncharacterized isomerase BH0283 has protein sequence MQGVPTITAGRLELSLSLFLPWQKLVHYVVVDAFTETVFKGNPAAVCFLEEDEEKDVEWLQAVAREFNISITCFLARVAASGTEDSSPRFRLRWFTPISELNLCGHGTLAATHALITSGKVDSDTIQYVTLSGTLTAKRVSEIETGFFIELVFPVAPISESDSESASSLSRVFDGASIVEVKKTAKDDLLVISSGKAVEDLQPQFDKIRSCAGRGIIITGLAQPDSGFDYVNRFFSPKLGVNEDHVCGSANCFLAPYWSKKLRKNDFVVYAASPRGGVVNVCLDEQNQRVTLRGKALTVMTGSILV, from the exons ATGCAAGGCGTCCCCACCATCACAGCGGGGAGGCTGGAG ctctcgctctcgctctttCTCCCATGGCAAAAGCTCGTTCACTACGTAGTG GTCGACGCATTCACTGAGACCGTGTTCAAGGGGAACCCCGCAGCGGTGTGCTTCCTGGAGGAGGATGAAGAGAAGGACGTGGAGTGGCTACAGGCAGTGGCTAGGGAGTTCAACATCTCCATAACTTGCTTCCTGGCTCGAGTAGCTGCCTCGGGGACGGAGGACTCGAGCCCGAGGTTCCGCCTCAGATGGTTCACTCCCATCAGTGAG CTTAACCTCTGTGGTCATGGAACACTAGCTGCTACACACGCCCTTATTACCTCTGGGAAGGTGGATTCAGATACTATCCAATACGTCACCTTGTCAGGAACTCTAACCGCTAAAAGGGTGTCCGAAATCGAGACAGGATTCTTCATCGAATTGGTTTTTCCTGTTGCCCCGATTTCAGAATCCGACAGCGAGAGTGCGTCATCCCTCTCCAGAGTATTCGATGGTGCTTCCATAGTCGAAGTCAAGAAGACGGCAAAAGATGACCTTCTTGTAA TCTCATCAGGAAAAGCGGTTGAAGACTTGCAGCCACAATTCGATAAGATACGAAGTTGTGCAGGAAGGGGCATTATCATAACAGGACTTGCTCAACCGGACTCGGGATTTGATTATGTCAATCGGTTCTTCAGTCCAAAACTTGGGGTGAACGAG GATCACGTGTGCGGGAGTGCAAACTGTTTTCTGGCGCCTTATTGGAGCAAAAAGCTCAGAAAAAATGATTTCGTTGTTTATGCT GCATCGCCTAGAGGAGGAGTCGTGAACGTGTGCCTGGACGAGCAAAACCAGAGAGTCACGCTGCGTGGGAAAGCTTTAACTGTAATGACGGGTTCTATTCTTGTTTAA